The proteins below come from a single Cricetulus griseus strain 17A/GY chromosome 6, alternate assembly CriGri-PICRH-1.0, whole genome shotgun sequence genomic window:
- the LOC100766317 gene encoding olfactory receptor 4A5-like, translating to MGQHNNVTEFVLLGFTEDPAGKKALFVMFLLIYIVTMVGNLLIVVTVIVSPALGTPMYFFLASLSLMDAVYSTAISPRLIVDLLCDKKTIFFTACMSQLFIEHLFGGVDIVILVAMAYDRYVAICKPLHYLIIMNRRVCILFLGMAWAGGFAHAMFQVLVVCKLPFCGPNIIDHFICDTYPLLLLACTDTYSIGLSATVNNGAMCIVIFILLLLSYGIILRSLKNHSQEGRRKALFTCSSHITVVFLFFVPCIFMYARPVSSFPVDKSITVFYTVVTPMLNPLIYTLRNSEMKVSMEKLKQKILSPARIRLSSSCFIY from the coding sequence ATGGGCCAACACAACAATGTCACAGAATTTGTGCTGCTGGGATTCACTGAGGATCCTGCTGGGAAAAAGGCattgtttgttatgtttttactCATCTACATTGTGACAATGGTGGGAAACCTCCTCATTGTGGTTACAGTGATTGTCAGCCCCGCCTTGGGCACCCCAATGTACTTCTTCCTTGCCTCTCTGTCTCTTATGGATGCTGTTTATTCTACTGCCATCTCACCCAGGTTGATTGTAGACTTGCTCTGTGACAAGAAGACCATCTTCTTCACAGCTTGCATGAGCCAGCTTTTTATAGAGCACTTATTTGGTGGTGTTGATATTGTCATTCTGGTGGCAATGGCCTATGATCGGTATGTGGCCATCTGTAAACCCCTGCATTATCTGATTATCATGAATCGACGTGTATGTATCCTTTTCTTAGGGATGGCCTGGGCAGGAGGATTTGCACATGCTATGTTTCAAGTTCTTGTTGTGTGTAAACTCCCTTTCTGTGGTCCCAATATCATTGACCATTTTATCTGTGACACATACCCACTATTGCTACTTGCATGCACTGACACCTACTCCATTGGCCTCTCTGCCACTGTGAATAATGGGGCCATGTGTATAGTGATCTTCATCCTCCTGCTACTCTCCTATGGAATCATCTTAAGATCTCTCAAGAATCACAGTCAGGAAGGGAGACGCAAAGCTCTGTTTACCTGCAGCTCCCATATCACTGtggttttcctcttttttgtcCCCTGTATTTTCATGTATGCTAGACCAGTTTCTAGTTTTCCTGTTGATAAATCCATTACTGTATTTTATACCGTTGTCACTCCCATGTTGAATCCTTTAATATATACTTTGAGAAACTCAGAGATGAAAGTATCTATGGAAAAACTCAAGCAAAAAATTTTAAGTCCTGCTAGAATAAgactttcttcttcctgcttcaTTTATTAA